A stretch of Girardinichthys multiradiatus isolate DD_20200921_A chromosome 20, DD_fGirMul_XY1, whole genome shotgun sequence DNA encodes these proteins:
- the LOC124857234 gene encoding protein-glutamine gamma-glutamyltransferase E-like, with protein sequence MSLDWFTEVELHRETNNKEHRTSEISVEELIVRRGQSFKLTLKLAQPFKSGFDQLTMTAETGNYPSEDLGTRSRFGVPDKVPRSASAKAVWKAELHKSSSPETGILILIITPPADTPIGEYKLSARHKDKEKKLANLSVLFNPWIPDDWVFMPNEAERQEYVMNEQGLIYRGGGSFISPMSWDFGQFEKDMVKICMKLLDKNIKHWLNPADDVSARCNPIYVSRVVSAMINSADEGGILMGNWGNDFSGGLAPTHWSGSYVILKKWYESYYQPVKFGQCWVFAGVMCSVMRLLGIPCRVVTNFQSAHDTNKNLTIDTYFDSKGVKKKESSDSIWNFHVWVEGWMKRPDLAEDGKYDGWQVVDPTPQERSEDIFCCGPTSLVAILNGETDLKYDVPFVFAEVNADSVYWLDKSDGSKVKIFTDTKTVGQNISTKSVGSNKRMDITDTYKHKEGTAKERNVFKYAIDKLENGTMLPRNIGGTAARVMSEALEMNDETRPNERTPSSLPQSQLLIRFEEVSKPEKGKDVNLKLIVSSDSNIPKTFSINISVQRMMYTGQPTGNIQTEVMEQKLLPGKDLTIPILVPFSTYHKYMIHSQTMSITTVITDLRNKENVYLASNRVVLTNPPISITVSGVSRVNQEMTAEVVFMNPVNETLRNCILTLSGCGLLIGEENTELPNLLPNNRVRVKIVFVPHKIGERTLLVNFSCTAFRDIKTSCTVNIKP encoded by the exons ATGAGTCTTGACTGGTTTACAG AAGTGGAACTCCACAGGGAGACCAACAATAAAGAGCACCGGACCAGTGAAATCTCAGTGGAAGAGCTGATTGTGAGACGAGGCCAGTCCTTCAAGCTTACCCTCAAACTGGCCCAACCTTTTAAATCCGGCTTTGATCAGCTGACAATGACTGCGGAGACGG GAAATTATCCATCAGAGGATCTGGGGACAAGATCTCGCTTTGGTGTCCCAGACAAAGTTCCACGTTCAGCTTCTGCTAAGGCCGTGTGGAAGGCAGAGCTTCACAAGAGCTCTTCTCCTGAAACAGGAATCTTGATTCTGATCATTACACCCCCAGCTGACACTCCTATAGGGGAATACAAACTTTCTGCCAGACACAAGGACAAGGAAAAGAAGTTGGCAAACCTTTCCGTGCTTTTCAACCCATGGATTCCTG ATGACTGGGTGTTTATGCCCAACGAGGCAGAGAGACAGGAGTATGTGATGAATGAGCAGGGATTAATCTACAGAGGAGGAGGTAGTTTCATCTCTCCAATGTCCTGGGACTTTGGACAg TTTGAGAAGGACATGGTGAAGATCTGTATGAAGTTACTtgacaaaaacatcaaacacTGGTTAAATCCAGCTGATGATGTTTCTGCCCGTTGTAACCCTATCTACGTCAGTCGAGTGGTCAGCGCCATG attaacaGTGCTGATGAAGGTGGTATTTTGATGGGAAACTGGGGAAATGACTTTAGTGGTGGGTTAGCACCCACTCACTGGAGTGGCAGCTATGTCATCCTGAAAAAGTGGTATGAGTCTTACTACCAGCCAGTCAAATTTGGCCAGTGCTGGGTGTTCGCCGGCGTCATGTGTTCTG TGATGCGACTTCTGGGCATTCCCTGCCGCGTTGTCACCAACTTCCAGTCTGCTCATGACACCAACAAGAATCTGACCATTGACACCTACTTTGACTCTAAAGGAGTCAAAAAGAAGGAATCCAGTGACAGCATCTG GAACTTCCATGTCTGGGTTGAGGGATGGATGAAACGACCAGACCTGGCAGAAGATGGCAAATACGATGGCTGGCAGGTTGTGGATCCAACACCACAGGAGAGGAGTGAAG ATATTTTCTGTTGTGGTCCAACCTCATTGGTGGCCATCCTGAATGGAGAAACTGATCTTAAATATGATGTCCCATTTGTCTTTGCTGAGGTCAACGCTGACTCCGTTTACTGGCTG GACAAAAGTGATGGATCCAAGGTGAAAATCTTTACTGACACTAAGACAGTTGGGCAGAACATCTCCACCAAGTCTGTTGGCTCAAACAAGAGAATGGACATCACTGACACCTACAAGCACAAAGAAG GAACTGCAAAGGAAAGAAATGTCTTTAAATACGCCATCGACAAATTAGAAAATGGAACAATGCTGCCCCGAAATATTGGTGGGACTGCTGCGAGGGTCATGAGTGAGGCGTTGGAGATGAACGACGAAACTCGTCCGAATGAAAGAACACCCAGCTCTCTTCCACAATCACAGCTGCTCATCCGATTTGAAGAG GTGTCCAAACCAGAAAAAGGTAAGGATGTGAACCTGAAGCTGATTGTGAGCAGTGACAGCAACATCCCCAAAACGTTTTCCATCAACATCAGTGTCCAGCGCATGATGTATACTGGCCAACCAACTGGGAACATCCAGACTGAGGTTATGGAGCAGAAGCTGCTGCCTGGGAAAG atctGACCATCCCTATTCTGGTCCCATTCTCAACCTACCATAAATACATGATACACAGTCAGACCATGAGCATAACAACAGTTATCACTGACCTAcggaataaagaaaatgtatacTTAGCATCAAACAGAGTGGTGCTCACAAACCCCCCAATCTCCATCACT GTATCTGGTGTAAGCCGGGTGAACCAGGAGATGACTGCTGAAGTGGTTTTCATGAATCCTGTCAATGAGACATTGAGAAACTGCATTCTAACTCTTTCTGGATGTGGCCTTCTTATTGGGGAAGAAAATACAGA ACTTCCAAATCTGCTGCCAAACAACAGAGTCCGTGTTAAAATCGTCTTCGTTCCCCACAAGATCGGAGAACGGACTCTCCTGGTCAACTTCAGCTGCACTGCTTTCAGGGACATCAAGACCAGCTGCACTGTCAACATCAAACCTTGA